GGCATTATGGTCATTGCGGTAGCGGTCCGCTGGCGGCAGGTTAAGCTTAAATACGGGTACATTAAACCTTTCTTCAGGCTCCTCCATACCCTCACATTTACCTGTCAGGCATACGCCATCAAGGGCAGGGTATTCCCCACCCCCGACCTCAAGCCGCACCGGCAGCATGCCGGCAGAAAGAACCAGTTCTTCAGGGAAATACGGGCAGAAGTAGCCCACCACCTTAAGGTCCTTTCCCCGGGCAACTGCCAGCCTTTCCTTCTCCTGCCTGAGCCTGGATCTCATTGAGTCCAATAGCCCGTTTTCATTATTATCAGGCATTTATTGAATAATCACCCATCCCCGCTCGTGTGAGTGGCTCGGCATTCAAAATAAAAATGGTCCACTAAAAACCTAACCCATGCTTCTGAGTAACAGGTCAAGCCATTTGATGGTTACCACATTAAAATAAACTATCCCCAGATAAAAACCCAGTAGATAAAGCAGTGCTGACACTTTGCCCTCAGCAGCCATAACGTGCTGGCGGAAAGGGCAGCCTTCAGCAAACACCGAAAAAAAACCCAAACCCATGCTACCGACTACGCCGGCAATAAGCAAACTCGGTGATCCCAAACCCATCCCCAGTGGGAAGTTGGGGATGGCCCCCCCCAAAAACTGAAAGGCAAAATAACCCGCGGCGCTGCCCGCAATCAGGCCGAGTAACCCCTTGAAGCGGAAGGAATCTTTCAGCATGAAAAAGTCACGGATGCCGCTGATAGTGCAAAACTTGGACCGTTGTCCCATATAGCCAATGAGAATGCCGAGGGCTAGAGTCGCCAGACTAGCTATCATCGAGGTATCCCCTTTTTAGCCTTAAAGCGGATGTAGGTAACTGCCAGCATCACTCCAGCAGCCATCGACAGCAGGGCAAGCACGGCCATGCCGTTGCCATAACCCACCAGCAGCGCCGTTCTTATGGGGCACGAACCCCATAGCAGGCCGAGGTTGACAACTAAAAAGCCGAAAATGATGGCTAAAAACCCCTTCCTCACCGGCCCCGTCTGGATTCTAAACTCCTTGTTCCTGCTGGCAGCCGCAATGGAGCCGAGTAATACACCAATAACGGTGAGCGCCGGGTAAATAACAAACACATCGCGCACCGGCCAGTTTGTACCGGCGAATTTGTTGGTCAGCCAGGCAAACAGGTCATTGGGGTGGCCGATAAAGCTGATGCCATAAGCCTCAGGCGGCTGTACTTTAAAATAAGCCTGGACAAGCGCCGCCCCGAGCCCCATGATAATGCCGATTACA
This portion of the Dehalococcoidia bacterium genome encodes:
- a CDS encoding transporter → MIASLATLALGILIGYMGQRSKFCTISGIRDFFMLKDSFRFKGLLGLIAGSAAGYFAFQFLGGAIPNFPLGMGLGSPSLLIAGVVGSMGLGFFSVFAEGCPFRQHVMAAEGKVSALLYLLGFYLGIVYFNVVTIKWLDLLLRSMG
- a CDS encoding cytochrome C is translated as MKLRLGSNRIFVIGIIMGLGAALVQAYFKVQPPEAYGISFIGHPNDLFAWLTNKFAGTNWPVRDVFVIYPALTVIGVLLGSIAAASRNKEFRIQTGPVRKGFLAIIFGFLVVNLGLLWGSCPIRTALLVGYGNGMAVLALLSMAAGVMLAVTYIRFKAKKGIPR